In the Tenrec ecaudatus isolate mTenEca1 chromosome 16, mTenEca1.hap1, whole genome shotgun sequence genome, one interval contains:
- the PLEKHS1 gene encoding pleckstrin homology domain-containing family S member 1 produces the protein MEPKPQKSPGKPFPFYFENEVCKQDYFIKSPPLPFFFSAGSWKKRFFILSKGKESGFRLVYYKDHQQRGAIELDQNSSVEVGISSHEKMHAVQKMFKCHPEEVMFIRTASRDYFLIAHNREKVQDWVSAMTSLCWDRTAAHLHLGHSARTDTTLFLRPTMHVVGKGSPGGKQAPLPQDFSSETTEDMTEENYYLSPQNVLLETADQSVESKEKSPALPETPKEGLQLQEQGSGNDLCLSSAKSETQATNDKRELASLTVVQLSILINNITDASQVETLDVVLSPPDIINYLALIEAAGRICVAQWVGPPRLGCLFCHGDHLLAVNDLEPQSLEEVSLFLSRSIHKEKVKLTIRRIPNSEKFHAIACMCPSKYQTTAPFHLDNPELQWMPKRSPAIRKGQQKEDGE, from the exons GCAAACCATTTCcgttttattttgaaaatgaagtctGCAAGCAAGATTACTTCATTAAATCACCGCCCCTGCCGTTTTTCTTCTCTGCG GGCTCTTGGAAAAAGCGGTTTTTCATCCTGTCGAAGGGCAAGGAATCGGGCTTTCGTCTTGTCTATTACAAAGACCATCAGCAACGAGGGGCCATTGAACTTGACCA AAACTCCAGCGTCGAGGTTGGCATAAGCAGCCATGAAAAAATGCACGCTGTCCAGAAGATGTTTAAATGCCACCCTGAGGAGGTGATGTTCATCCGAACCGCCAGCAGGGACTACTTCCTCATCGCCCATAACAG GGAGAAGGTCCAAGACTGGGTCTCCGCCATGACCTCACTCTGCTGGGACAGGACTGCGGCGCATCTCCATCTCGGACACAGTGCCAGGACGGACACCACTCTCTTCCTCAGACCAACAATG CATGTTGTGGGAAAAGGCTCCCCAGGAGGAAAGCAAGCTCCTCTTCCACAAGATTTCTCTTCTGAGACCACAGAAGATATGACAGAAGAGAATTATTATCTCAGTCCCCAAAATGTCCTTTTAGAG ACCgctgaccagtccgtggagagcAAAGAGAAATCCCCGGCCCTTCCAGAAACACCGAAGGAGGGGCTTCAGCTACAAGAACAAGGCTCTGGAAATGATTTATGTCTTTCATCCGCCAAGTCAGAAACACAGGCCACAAATGACAAAAGGGAGCTGGCCTCACTCACAGTCGTGCAGTTGTCTATATTAATCAa TAACATCACTGATGCAAGCCAAGTGGAGACACTGGATGTAGTCCTCTCTCCTCCTGACATCATAAATTATCTGGCTTTGATTGAGGCTGCGGGACGGATATG TGTAGCCCAGTGGGTAGGCCCCCCGCGCCTGGGGTGCTTGTTTTGCCACGGAGACCACCTTTTGGCTGTGAACGACCTGGAGCCCCAGAGCCTGGAGGAGGTGTCCTTGTTTCTCAGTCGGTCCATCCACAAGGAG aaAGTAAAACTCACCATCAGACGGATCCCAAATTCGGAGAAGTTCCATGCGATTGCCTGTATGTGCCCATCAAAATACCAGACTACTGCCCCGTTTCATCTGGATAACCCCGAACTGCAGTGGATGCCAAAGAGAAGTCCGGCCATCAGAAAGGGCCAGCAGAAAGAAGATGGAGAATAA